One Desulfatiglans sp. genomic window carries:
- a CDS encoding phosphatidate cytidylyltransferase: MHLKRWLTAIVAIPIVIYLIGFSPRLIFYIFLFLFSAAGLNEFYRITLPQIPISLKIIDILLTLALFLTLYMGNVLLLPGVISLVVIMPMLYFLFSDPSRGEKYLSETGRIAAGFIYVSLPLAMLVQIDRLYLINHSVRGIWIFFLLVVTAANDTGAFYSGKLFGRHKLYETVSPNKTWEGAIGGLVFALIAAILFIKIFRLHPVDPTIISLIIIMSAAGQVGDLAESMLKRNFSIKDSGELLPGHGGILDRIDSILFAAPVLYIFLMFMI; this comes from the coding sequence ATGCATCTAAAAAGATGGTTGACCGCAATTGTAGCAATACCCATTGTAATCTATCTCATAGGTTTCAGCCCGAGATTGATTTTCTACATTTTTCTGTTTTTATTCAGTGCAGCAGGGCTTAATGAATTTTACAGGATTACCCTGCCTCAAATCCCTATTAGTCTTAAAATTATCGACATACTTCTCACCCTTGCGCTGTTTTTAACCCTGTATATGGGAAATGTTCTCTTGCTTCCCGGGGTAATCAGCCTTGTGGTGATTATGCCCATGCTCTATTTCCTCTTTTCTGACCCATCAAGAGGAGAGAAATATTTGTCAGAGACCGGCAGGATAGCTGCCGGGTTCATATATGTCTCTCTCCCCCTTGCCATGCTTGTCCAGATAGACAGGCTTTATCTGATTAATCACTCTGTCAGGGGTATCTGGATATTTTTCCTGCTGGTTGTTACAGCAGCAAATGATACGGGTGCATTTTACAGCGGAAAGCTTTTTGGCAGGCACAAACTTTATGAGACTGTAAGCCCCAACAAAACATGGGAGGGGGCAATAGGCGGGCTGGTGTTTGCCCTGATAGCTGCAATCCTGTTTATAAAAATTTTCAGGCTTCATCCTGTTGATCCGACGATCATATCTCTGATAATTATCATGTCTGCGGCCGGGCAGGTCGGTGACCTTGCCGAATCCATGCTTAAAAGAAATTTTAGCATAAAGGATTCAGGGGAGCTGCTTCCGGGGCACGGGGGTATACTTGACAGGATAGACAGCATTTTATTTGCTGCACCTGTTTTATACATTTTTCTAATGTTTATGATATAG
- a CDS encoding isoprenyl transferase — MTKLDPKKLPIHVAAIMDGNGRWAKKRMMNRVKGHEEGTESVRTIVRTSRKLGIRYLTLYAFSEENWKRSRLEIAALMEILKRFLKSELSEMLDNGIRLNAIGDIDKLPPDARKVLYETIEKTSANNDMVLTLALSYGARQEIVNAVKEIAARVKSGKLDIEDINDDMIGNSLYTAGIPDPDLLIRTSGEYRISNFLLWQVAYTEIYVTPTLWPDFREKEYLTALLDYEKRERRFGAAD; from the coding sequence ATGACCAAACTGGATCCCAAAAAACTGCCAATACATGTTGCCGCAATCATGGACGGAAATGGCCGCTGGGCAAAAAAAAGGATGATGAACAGGGTAAAGGGCCATGAAGAGGGTACTGAGTCTGTCAGGACAATAGTCAGGACAAGCAGGAAACTCGGTATCAGATACCTGACCCTTTATGCATTTTCGGAGGAAAACTGGAAGAGGTCAAGGCTTGAAATAGCTGCCCTCATGGAAATACTTAAAAGGTTCCTTAAAAGCGAGCTCTCTGAAATGCTTGATAATGGCATCAGGTTAAATGCAATAGGCGACATTGATAAGCTCCCTCCCGATGCAAGAAAGGTGCTGTATGAGACAATTGAAAAGACATCCGCTAATAATGATATGGTTCTTACACTTGCCTTAAGCTACGGCGCAAGGCAGGAGATAGTAAATGCGGTAAAAGAGATTGCGGCCAGGGTAAAATCGGGCAAGCTTGATATAGAGGATATTAATGATGACATGATAGGTAATAGCCTGTATACTGCCGGCATCCCTGACCCTGATCTACTCATCAGGACAAGCGGTGAATACAGGATAAGCAATTTTCTTTTGTGGCAGGTAGCATATACTGAAATATATGTTACTCCAACACTATGGCCTGACTTTAGAGAGAAGGAGTACCTTACCGCCCTGCTTGATTACGAGAAGAGGGAGAGGCGGTTCGGCGCTGCCGATTAA
- the frr gene encoding ribosome recycling factor yields MKDEIFSDLHDKMNNSIEALKKDFLRLRTGRATPALLDGIRVNCYDSQMPIDQVASVSVPESRLITIKPWDQSIIKEIEKSLLKSELGLTPMNDGKIIRINIPPLTEERRKELARMAKKMAEEAKIAVRNHRRDANDIFKDLKNEKEISEDEMHGAQEEVQKITDDYISRVDKVTSEKEKEILEF; encoded by the coding sequence ATGAAAGACGAAATATTTTCTGATCTGCATGATAAGATGAACAATTCCATTGAGGCATTGAAGAAGGATTTTCTCAGGCTTAGAACCGGCAGGGCTACACCTGCCCTGCTTGATGGCATCAGGGTCAATTGTTATGATTCCCAGATGCCAATTGATCAGGTTGCATCTGTTTCAGTACCGGAAAGCCGGCTGATTACAATCAAACCCTGGGATCAGTCAATCATCAAGGAGATAGAAAAAAGCCTCCTGAAATCGGAGCTAGGGCTTACACCCATGAATGACGGCAAGATTATCAGGATAAATATCCCTCCTCTTACAGAGGAAAGGCGAAAAGAGCTTGCCAGGATGGCTAAAAAGATGGCTGAAGAGGCCAAGATTGCTGTCAGGAATCACCGGAGGGATGCCAATGATATCTTCAAGGATCTGAAGAATGAAAAGGAGATATCAGAGGATGAGATGCACGGCGCCCAGGAAGAGGTACAGAAGATAACTGACGATTATATCTCCAGGGTCGATAAAGTTACCTCTGAAAAAGAAAAAGAGATACTAGAATTTTAA
- a CDS encoding UMP kinase, with product MGKKTTRFNRILLKISGEALMGKGNYGIDPETLKGIACEIRDVHDKGVQIAVVIGGGNIFRGLNSNSYGMKRAPADHMGMLATVINALALGEALNNEGLETRIMSAIDMNKVAEPFIRKRAISHLIKGRVLLFGGGTGNPFFSTDTAAALRAMEIDAEVLLKATKVEGVYERDPKDDPSLKPYKTLTYREYIEKELKVMDMTAITLAMGHNLPVLVFSLKERGNILKVVTGNDVGTLITGD from the coding sequence ATGGGTAAAAAAACAACCCGCTTCAATCGTATACTGCTCAAGATCAGCGGTGAGGCCCTGATGGGTAAAGGCAATTATGGCATTGATCCTGAGACCCTCAAGGGTATTGCCTGTGAGATCAGGGATGTCCATGATAAGGGTGTTCAGATTGCTGTTGTGATAGGCGGGGGGAATATTTTCCGGGGGCTTAACTCCAATTCTTATGGTATGAAACGTGCCCCTGCCGATCATATGGGTATGCTTGCCACAGTAATTAATGCGCTTGCCCTTGGAGAGGCGCTGAACAATGAGGGGCTTGAGACACGGATCATGTCGGCTATTGATATGAACAAGGTGGCAGAACCCTTTATCAGGAAAAGGGCAATCAGCCACCTGATCAAGGGGCGGGTTCTGCTGTTTGGCGGAGGCACAGGAAACCCCTTTTTCAGCACTGATACAGCGGCTGCCTTAAGGGCAATGGAGATAGATGCCGAGGTATTATTAAAGGCAACCAAGGTCGAAGGTGTTTATGAACGTGATCCCAAGGATGATCCTTCACTAAAACCATACAAGACCTTGACCTACAGGGAATATATAGAAAAGGAATTGAAGGTAATGGACATGACGGCCATAACCCTTGCTATGGGACATAACCTTCCTGTACTGGTGTTCAGTCTTAAGGAGAGGGGAAATATTCTTAAGGTCGTCACAGGAAATGATGTTGGAACCTTAATAACAGGGGACTGA
- the tsf gene encoding translation elongation factor Ts, which produces MEITASAVKELREKTGVGMMDCKMALKESNGDIEKAVEYLRKKGIATAMKRGGRSTSEGQVQSYIHAGGKIGVLLEVNCETDFTGKSSDFTEFVKNVAMHIAASNPMAVNRDGIPADILEKEKDIYMTQARESGKPENVLAKIVEGKINKFYAETTLLGQQYVKNPDITIQDLLNDLIAKTGENIIINRFVRYQLGETNG; this is translated from the coding sequence GTGGAAATAACGGCATCAGCAGTTAAGGAATTAAGAGAGAAGACCGGGGTCGGTATGATGGACTGTAAGATGGCCCTTAAGGAGAGCAATGGTGATATAGAAAAGGCGGTTGAATACCTCAGGAAAAAGGGTATTGCAACAGCCATGAAAAGGGGAGGCAGGTCAACTTCTGAAGGTCAGGTTCAGTCATATATCCATGCCGGCGGCAAGATTGGTGTTTTATTAGAGGTCAACTGTGAGACCGATTTTACAGGCAAGAGCAGTGATTTTACCGAATTTGTGAAGAATGTAGCCATGCATATTGCTGCAAGCAACCCCATGGCTGTAAACCGCGATGGTATCCCTGCGGATATCCTTGAAAAGGAAAAGGATATCTACATGACACAGGCAAGGGAATCAGGGAAGCCGGAGAATGTGCTCGCAAAGATAGTAGAAGGTAAGATAAATAAATTTTACGCTGAAACTACCCTTCTTGGACAGCAATATGTAAAGAACCCGGATATTACTATCCAGGACCTCCTTAACGACCTGATAGCCAAGACTGGTGAAAATATTATTATAAATCGTTTCGTACGTTACCAGCTTGGGGAGACCAATGGGTAA
- the rpsB gene encoding 30S ribosomal protein S2: MGVVLNMKELLEAGVHFGHQTKRWNPKMKPYIFGSRNGIHIIDLQKTVKLFSNIHDFVVKTVSEGYPVLFVGTKKQSHDAIIEESERCGMFFVANRWLGGTLTNFQTIKRSIARLKELEKMFEDGSINRYTKKEALTMEREMAKLEKNLGGIKHLDELPGAVFIVDPKREHIAVKEVKKIGIPVIAITDTNCDPDDIDYVIPGNDDAIRSIRLICSKIADACIAGHAMAEEKLRAEAEMQKDEEPEKPEAAAPVALEKKAGPEVIIVNKKDSVYDDIDDDDDDDMEE; the protein is encoded by the coding sequence ACAAAACGCTGGAATCCGAAGATGAAACCATATATTTTTGGCTCCAGGAACGGTATCCACATTATTGATCTGCAGAAGACTGTAAAGCTCTTCAGCAATATCCATGATTTTGTGGTGAAGACCGTGTCTGAAGGGTATCCTGTTCTGTTTGTAGGGACAAAAAAACAGAGCCATGATGCCATCATAGAGGAAAGTGAACGATGCGGGATGTTTTTTGTCGCAAACCGCTGGCTTGGCGGAACCCTTACTAATTTTCAGACCATAAAAAGGAGTATCGCCCGTCTGAAGGAGCTTGAAAAGATGTTTGAAGACGGCTCTATAAACAGGTATACCAAGAAAGAGGCCCTTACAATGGAAAGGGAAATGGCCAAACTTGAAAAGAACCTGGGCGGTATTAAGCATCTTGATGAACTGCCCGGCGCCGTATTTATAGTTGACCCCAAAAGGGAGCACATAGCTGTAAAAGAGGTAAAAAAGATCGGTATACCTGTAATCGCCATTACAGACACCAATTGTGATCCTGATGATATAGATTACGTAATCCCCGGAAATGATGACGCTATCAGATCCATAAGGCTTATCTGCTCTAAGATAGCTGATGCCTGTATCGCAGGGCATGCTATGGCAGAGGAAAAGCTGAGGGCAGAGGCTGAAATGCAGAAGGATGAAGAGCCTGAAAAGCCTGAGGCAGCGGCCCCTGTGGCGCTGGAAAAGAAGGCTGGCCCCGAGGTAATCATAGTTAACAAGAAAGATTCAGTATATGATGACATCGACGATGACGACGACGATGATATGGAGGAATAA